The following proteins are co-located in the Takifugu flavidus isolate HTHZ2018 chromosome 16, ASM371156v2, whole genome shotgun sequence genome:
- the gstz1 gene encoding maleylacetoacetate isomerase isoform X3, with amino-acid sequence MSCVKTSARASGKVKAIKWSPQCTCPLFNSPSLFFMDTSEAPAPGEFGSLTEQYKTLNPMQQVPAVEIDGITLSQSLAVIQYIDETRPGPRLLPADPKKRAQVRMISDLIASGIQPLQNLYVIQKMGAEKMQWAQHFIDRGFRALEPILKETSGTYCVDDEISMADICLVPQVYNAERFKVDLEKYPTIKRLNQTLREIEAFRVSHPSCQPDTPEELRG; translated from the exons ATGAGTTGCGTGAAAACATCTGCGAGGGCCAGCGGGAAAGTCAAAGCAATAAAGTGGTCACCGCAATGCACTTGTCCCTTGTTCAACTCGCCAAG CCTGTTCTTCATGGATACTTCAgaagctcctgctcctggagAGTTCGGATCG cTGACAGAGCAGTACAAGACATTAAACCCTATGCAACAGGTGCCTGCAGTAGAAATCGATGGCATCACTCTGTCTCAGTCA TTGGCAGTGATCCAGTACATCGACGAGACGCGTCCGGGACCTCGTCTTCTCCCAGCAGACCCAAAGAAACGCGCTCAGGTTCGGATGATAAGTGACCTCATTGCCTCAGGAATTCAGCCGCTGCAG AATTTGTACGTGATTCAGAAGATGGGAGCGGAAAAGATGCAGTGGGCCCAGCATTTCATCGATCGCGGCTTCCGAG ctctggagCCTATTCTGAAGGAAACATCAGGGACGTACTGTGTGGATGACGAG ATCTCCATGGCAGACATCTGCCTGGTCCCACAGGTCTACAATGCAGAGAG GTTCAAAGTGGACCTGGAGAAGTATCCCACCATCAAACGGTTGAATCAAACCCTACGTGAGATCGAAGCCTTTAGAGTGAGCCACCCGTCCTGCCAACCGGACACGCCTGAAGAGCTGCGTGGTTAG
- the gstz1 gene encoding maleylacetoacetate isomerase isoform X1: MSCVKTSARASGKVKAIKWSPQCTCPLFNSPRKIEPIQQWHPKPSLFFMDTSEAPAPGEFGSLTEQYKTLNPMQQVPAVEIDGITLSQSLAVIQYIDETRPGPRLLPADPKKRAQVRMISDLIASGIQPLQNLYVIQKMGAEKMQWAQHFIDRGFRALEPILKETSGTYCVDDEISMADICLVPQVYNAERFKVDLEKYPTIKRLNQTLREIEAFRVSHPSCQPDTPEELRG, from the exons ATGAGTTGCGTGAAAACATCTGCGAGGGCCAGCGGGAAAGTCAAAGCAATAAAGTGGTCACCGCAATGCACTTGTCCCTTGTTCAACTCGCCAAG GAAAATTGAACCAATTCAGCAATGGCATCCCAAACCAAG CCTGTTCTTCATGGATACTTCAgaagctcctgctcctggagAGTTCGGATCG cTGACAGAGCAGTACAAGACATTAAACCCTATGCAACAGGTGCCTGCAGTAGAAATCGATGGCATCACTCTGTCTCAGTCA TTGGCAGTGATCCAGTACATCGACGAGACGCGTCCGGGACCTCGTCTTCTCCCAGCAGACCCAAAGAAACGCGCTCAGGTTCGGATGATAAGTGACCTCATTGCCTCAGGAATTCAGCCGCTGCAG AATTTGTACGTGATTCAGAAGATGGGAGCGGAAAAGATGCAGTGGGCCCAGCATTTCATCGATCGCGGCTTCCGAG ctctggagCCTATTCTGAAGGAAACATCAGGGACGTACTGTGTGGATGACGAG ATCTCCATGGCAGACATCTGCCTGGTCCCACAGGTCTACAATGCAGAGAG GTTCAAAGTGGACCTGGAGAAGTATCCCACCATCAAACGGTTGAATCAAACCCTACGTGAGATCGAAGCCTTTAGAGTGAGCCACCCGTCCTGCCAACCGGACACGCCTGAAGAGCTGCGTGGTTAG
- the gstz1 gene encoding maleylacetoacetate isomerase isoform X5: MHLSLVQLAKPVLHGYFRSSCSWRVRIADRAVQDIKPYATGACSRNRWHHSVSLAVIQYIDETRPGPRLLPADPKKRAQVRMISDLIASGIQPLQNLYVIQKMGAEKMQWAQHFIDRGFRALEPILKETSGTYCVDDEISMADICLVPQVYNAERFKVDLEKYPTIKRLNQTLREIEAFRVSHPSCQPDTPEELRG, encoded by the exons ATGCACTTGTCCCTTGTTCAACTCGCCAAG CCTGTTCTTCATGGATACTTCAgaagctcctgctcctggagAGTTCGGATCG cTGACAGAGCAGTACAAGACATTAAACCCTATGCAACAGGTGCCTGCAGTAGAAATCGATGGCATCACTCTGTCTCA TTGGCAGTGATCCAGTACATCGACGAGACGCGTCCGGGACCTCGTCTTCTCCCAGCAGACCCAAAGAAACGCGCTCAGGTTCGGATGATAAGTGACCTCATTGCCTCAGGAATTCAGCCGCTGCAG AATTTGTACGTGATTCAGAAGATGGGAGCGGAAAAGATGCAGTGGGCCCAGCATTTCATCGATCGCGGCTTCCGAG ctctggagCCTATTCTGAAGGAAACATCAGGGACGTACTGTGTGGATGACGAG ATCTCCATGGCAGACATCTGCCTGGTCCCACAGGTCTACAATGCAGAGAG GTTCAAAGTGGACCTGGAGAAGTATCCCACCATCAAACGGTTGAATCAAACCCTACGTGAGATCGAAGCCTTTAGAGTGAGCCACCCGTCCTGCCAACCGGACACGCCTGAAGAGCTGCGTGGTTAG
- the gstz1 gene encoding maleylacetoacetate isomerase isoform X2: MHLSLVQLAKPVLHGYFRSSCSWRVRIAFALKGVEFDQVPVNLIKDGGLQLTEQYKTLNPMQQVPAVEIDGITLSQSLAVIQYIDETRPGPRLLPADPKKRAQVRMISDLIASGIQPLQNLYVIQKMGAEKMQWAQHFIDRGFRALEPILKETSGTYCVDDEISMADICLVPQVYNAERFKVDLEKYPTIKRLNQTLREIEAFRVSHPSCQPDTPEELRG; encoded by the exons ATGCACTTGTCCCTTGTTCAACTCGCCAAG CCTGTTCTTCATGGATACTTCAgaagctcctgctcctggagAGTTCGGATCG CCTTTGCTCTTAAAGGTGTTGAATTTGACCAGGTTCCAGTTAATCTAATCAAAGATGGAGGTCTGCAG cTGACAGAGCAGTACAAGACATTAAACCCTATGCAACAGGTGCCTGCAGTAGAAATCGATGGCATCACTCTGTCTCAGTCA TTGGCAGTGATCCAGTACATCGACGAGACGCGTCCGGGACCTCGTCTTCTCCCAGCAGACCCAAAGAAACGCGCTCAGGTTCGGATGATAAGTGACCTCATTGCCTCAGGAATTCAGCCGCTGCAG AATTTGTACGTGATTCAGAAGATGGGAGCGGAAAAGATGCAGTGGGCCCAGCATTTCATCGATCGCGGCTTCCGAG ctctggagCCTATTCTGAAGGAAACATCAGGGACGTACTGTGTGGATGACGAG ATCTCCATGGCAGACATCTGCCTGGTCCCACAGGTCTACAATGCAGAGAG GTTCAAAGTGGACCTGGAGAAGTATCCCACCATCAAACGGTTGAATCAAACCCTACGTGAGATCGAAGCCTTTAGAGTGAGCCACCCGTCCTGCCAACCGGACACGCCTGAAGAGCTGCGTGGTTAG
- the gstz1 gene encoding maleylacetoacetate isomerase isoform X6 encodes MASQTKPVLHGYFRSSCSWRVRIADRAVQDIKPYATGACSRNRWHHSVSLAVIQYIDETRPGPRLLPADPKKRAQVRMISDLIASGIQPLQNLYVIQKMGAEKMQWAQHFIDRGFRALEPILKETSGTYCVDDEISMADICLVPQVYNAERFKVDLEKYPTIKRLNQTLREIEAFRVSHPSCQPDTPEELRG; translated from the exons ATGGCATCCCAAACCAAG CCTGTTCTTCATGGATACTTCAgaagctcctgctcctggagAGTTCGGATCG cTGACAGAGCAGTACAAGACATTAAACCCTATGCAACAGGTGCCTGCAGTAGAAATCGATGGCATCACTCTGTCTCA TTGGCAGTGATCCAGTACATCGACGAGACGCGTCCGGGACCTCGTCTTCTCCCAGCAGACCCAAAGAAACGCGCTCAGGTTCGGATGATAAGTGACCTCATTGCCTCAGGAATTCAGCCGCTGCAG AATTTGTACGTGATTCAGAAGATGGGAGCGGAAAAGATGCAGTGGGCCCAGCATTTCATCGATCGCGGCTTCCGAG ctctggagCCTATTCTGAAGGAAACATCAGGGACGTACTGTGTGGATGACGAG ATCTCCATGGCAGACATCTGCCTGGTCCCACAGGTCTACAATGCAGAGAG GTTCAAAGTGGACCTGGAGAAGTATCCCACCATCAAACGGTTGAATCAAACCCTACGTGAGATCGAAGCCTTTAGAGTGAGCCACCCGTCCTGCCAACCGGACACGCCTGAAGAGCTGCGTGGTTAG
- the gstz1 gene encoding maleylacetoacetate isomerase isoform X4, which yields MASQTKPVLHGYFRSSCSWRVRIAFALKGVEFDQVPVNLIKDGGLQLTEQYKTLNPMQQVPAVEIDGITLSQSLAVIQYIDETRPGPRLLPADPKKRAQVRMISDLIASGIQPLQNLYVIQKMGAEKMQWAQHFIDRGFRALEPILKETSGTYCVDDEISMADICLVPQVYNAERFKVDLEKYPTIKRLNQTLREIEAFRVSHPSCQPDTPEELRG from the exons ATGGCATCCCAAACCAAG CCTGTTCTTCATGGATACTTCAgaagctcctgctcctggagAGTTCGGATCG CCTTTGCTCTTAAAGGTGTTGAATTTGACCAGGTTCCAGTTAATCTAATCAAAGATGGAGGTCTGCAG cTGACAGAGCAGTACAAGACATTAAACCCTATGCAACAGGTGCCTGCAGTAGAAATCGATGGCATCACTCTGTCTCAGTCA TTGGCAGTGATCCAGTACATCGACGAGACGCGTCCGGGACCTCGTCTTCTCCCAGCAGACCCAAAGAAACGCGCTCAGGTTCGGATGATAAGTGACCTCATTGCCTCAGGAATTCAGCCGCTGCAG AATTTGTACGTGATTCAGAAGATGGGAGCGGAAAAGATGCAGTGGGCCCAGCATTTCATCGATCGCGGCTTCCGAG ctctggagCCTATTCTGAAGGAAACATCAGGGACGTACTGTGTGGATGACGAG ATCTCCATGGCAGACATCTGCCTGGTCCCACAGGTCTACAATGCAGAGAG GTTCAAAGTGGACCTGGAGAAGTATCCCACCATCAAACGGTTGAATCAAACCCTACGTGAGATCGAAGCCTTTAGAGTGAGCCACCCGTCCTGCCAACCGGACACGCCTGAAGAGCTGCGTGGTTAG
- the zgc:163014 gene encoding rab9 effector protein with kelch motifs: MGKWSFYLLWSLREAPRQFISKSNRKCFQAHVPLPLPKQLVVFGLGEWKSGDATISVDVVVGAELPAQRIGTLSTHDRCLIWEGDWSGDVLTVAAERGRKGFYGKIVLTVCGEDTAGVFDSIRQVQKKCLFPDPHNSTDLFCTLDQSGVNERITADSSHLEDSVCCGEIQVNKIDTSESTMRDKPPVWPTEKTPRRTVISRGRLTWSSEDMDSLGEDLDRASTPKKRRLSRMNSQEEMTAQIKSDNREVSVCPSKRWSHTMCLSDPDTAVLIGGETMDQNYCKDSLWKLELDSDFWFPMNSSASGPVPPCARGHSATFDPDSKSVFVYGGLREAQRYSELYILDTLTWNWKIVTAKGNVPKLAYHSATFYKKELFVFGGVHPSSSSGEKLCSSALYIYNPEFQLWYKPIVEGDKPLPRFGHSATLMSDKLVIFGGRTTATYLNDLHILDLGFMEYAAAKCGNMPPLPRGFHAAAPVSGNRILVCGGCSAIGALQDVQIINIDTNTWSSMSSPLLCSRPRAGHSMINLSSSASKHTEKSKQRANGSVCCTLLLFGGSDCCGTFYNDTLKCILEIPDDK; the protein is encoded by the exons ATGGGGAAGTGGAGCTTTTACCTGCTCTGGTCCCTGCGCGAGGCCCCGCGTCAGTTCATCAG CAAGTCCAACCGAAAGTGTTTCCAAGCCCACGTTCCTCTTCCACTTCCCAAGCAGCTGGTCGTCTTTGGTCTTGGAGAATGGAAAAGCGGCGACGCCACAATATCGGTGGACGTGGTGGTCGGTGCAGAACTTCCGGCCCAAAGAATAGGGACTCTGTCAACACATGACAG GTGCCTGATCTGGGAGGGAGACTGGAGCGGAGATGTGCTcacagtggcagcagagagaggcCGGAAAGGGTTTTATGGGAAGATTGTGCTCACAGTGTGCGGTGAG GACACAGCCGGCGTCTTCGACAGCATTCGTCAGGttcaaaagaaatgtttgttcCCAGACCCGCACAACTCCACCGATCTGTTTTGCACGCTCGACCAAAGTGGCGTGAATGAAAGG ATAACTGCTGACTCCTCCCACCTGGAGGATAGTGTTTGCTGTGGTGAGATCCAAGTGAACAAAATTGACACCAGTGAATCAACAATGAGAGATAAGCCCCCAGTTTGGCCAACA GAAAAGACACCCAGACGGACTGTTATCAGCCGGGGACGCCTGACCTGGAGCTCTGAGGACATGGACAGTCTCGGTGAGGACCTGGACCGGGCTTCAACCCCCAAGAAAAGGAGGCTGTCCAGGATGAACAGCCAAGAAGAAATGACGGCGCAGATAAAGAGCGACAACCGGGAAG TTTCAGTGTGTCCATCGAAGCGCTGGAGCCACACGATGTGTTTGAGTGACCCCGACACGGCCGTGCTCATCGGAGGGGAGACGATGGATCAGAACTACTGCAAAGACTCCCTGTGGAAGCTCGAGTTAG ACAGTGACTTCTGGTTCCCCATGAACTCCTCCGCCTCTGGACCCGTGCCGCCCTGCGCTCGAGGGCACTCCGCCACCTTTGACCCGGACTCTAAATCCGTCTTTGTTTACGGAGGCCTGAGGGAGGCTCAGCGCTACAGCGAGCTCTACATCCTCGACACTCTGACGTGGAACTGGAAGATTGTCACT GCTAAGGGGAATGTTCCGAAATTGGCGTATCATTCTGCAACCTTTTACAAGAAAGAGCTTTTCGTCTTTGGTGGTGTGCACccgagcagcagctctggggagAAGTTGTGCAGCAGTGCTCTGTACATCTATAACCCAGAGTTCCAGCTCTGGTACAAGCCCATCGTAGAGGGGGACAAACCTCTGCCTCGCTTCGG GCATTCGGCCACGCTGATGTCGGATAAGTTGGTAATATTTGGAGGGCGTACGACGGCTACCTACCTCAACGACCTCCACATTCTGGACCTGG GATTCATGGAGTACGCGGCTGCCAAATGTGGAAACATGCCTCCGCTGCCTCGAGG GTTTCATGCAGCGGCGCCCGTTTCAGGCAACAGGATTTTAGTCTGCGGTGGTTGCAGTGCGATCGGAGCCCTGCAGGACGTACAAATCATCAACATCG ACACCAACACGTGGAGCTCGatgtcctctcctctgctctgctccaggcCTCGTGCAGGGCACAGCATGATAAATCTAAGCAGCTCCGCTTCAAAACACACCGAGAAGTCTAAGCAGAGAGCAAATGGCAGCGTGTGCTgcacactgctgctgtttggtgGGTCGGACTGCTGCGGCACCTTCTACAATGACACACTCAAATGCATCCTGGAGATCCCCGACGACAAGTGA
- the tmed8 gene encoding protein TMED8, which produces METPGDTSELQSRLSSLSISSFPGITSKQFDSRPPDRLQSTDLSQSCAPFKKQAGMEDSAQHAQGNQEDPPEPLHGEGEEENSAGNCQLDVDKKAQRPPLKPPTTWTSAALNELKAKLRAEEDSVVTVYRGDIMTVHVPTIPEAKKMCWEFATDGYDIGFGIYFDWSPVTSRSITVHISESSDDEDEEEELEGPVTNGDIEKGSKTQTNSNLSEILAVYRQDSHLSVNGGSHEFPGEGTYLLKFDNSYSLWRNKTLYYRVYYSA; this is translated from the exons ATGGAGACACCAGGAGACACATCAGAGCTGCAGTCCCGGCTGTCatccctctccatctcttcgTTTCCGGGAATAACGTCCAAACAGTTCGATAGTCGACCGCCGGACAG GCTCCAGAGTACGGACCTCTCACAGAGCTGCGCCCCATTCAAAAAACAAGCTGGTATGGAGGACTCCGCGCAGCATGCTCAG GGTAATCAAGAGGACCCTCCTGAGCCACTCCatggggagggagaagaggagaacagTGCTGGCAACTGTCAGCTCGATGTTGACAAGAAAG CCCAGAGGCCGCCCCTGAAACCACCGACCACATGGACATCTGCTGCCCTGAATGAGCTGAAGGCAAAGCTCCGAGCGGAGGAGGACAGCGTGGTGACAGTGTACCGAGGCGACATCATGACGGTGCACGTTCCCACCATCCCGGAGGCCAAGAAAATGTGCTGGGAGTTCGCCACGGACGGCTACGACATCGGCTTCGGCATTTATTTCGACTGGAGTCCCGTCACGAGCCGCTCCATCACCGTGCACATCAGTGAGTCCAGCGATgacgaagatgaagaggaggagttgGAAG GGCCCGTCACCAACGGAGACATAGAGAAGGGCTCCAAGACGCAGACCAACTCCAACCTGTCTGAAATCTTAGCTGTCTACCGCCAGGACAGCCACTTATCTGTAAACGGGGGGAGCCATGAGTTTCCAGGTGAAGGCACTTACCTCCTCAAGTTTGATAACTCTTACTCCCTGTGGCGAAACAAAACGCTTTACTACAGAGTTTATTACAGTGCCTGA